A part of Streptomyces sp. DSM 40750 genomic DNA contains:
- a CDS encoding DUF6247 family protein, with translation MPELTPDALRAAVARIAPSRVPALTQHLFEATTNAQQTQSLAPLRAFVHSWAVFVAIERHPARAGRLRELERIVDTGEQDPSEAIAEIRAIREAAEAEAGL, from the coding sequence ATGCCTGAGCTCACTCCGGACGCGCTCCGCGCCGCGGTCGCCCGGATCGCGCCGAGCCGTGTCCCGGCACTCACCCAGCACCTGTTCGAGGCGACGACGAACGCACAGCAGACGCAGAGTCTCGCGCCGCTGCGCGCGTTCGTCCACTCGTGGGCCGTGTTCGTCGCGATTGAGCGGCACCCGGCGCGCGCTGGGCGCCTGCGTGAGCTGGAGCGGATCGTGGACACGGGTGAACAGGATCCCTCCGAGGCTATCGCCGAGATCCGGGCGATCCGGGAGGCCGCCGAAGCCGAGGCGGGTCTGTGA
- a CDS encoding DUF397 domain-containing protein yields the protein MTSALGWFKSSYSGNDEPDCVEVAMAPTNTTVHVRDSKDQQGAQLAFTNGSWTAFVGSYSAA from the coding sequence ATGACCTCCGCGCTCGGGTGGTTCAAGAGCAGCTACAGCGGCAACGACGAGCCCGACTGCGTCGAGGTCGCCATGGCCCCCACCAACACCACCGTCCACGTCCGCGACTCCAAGGACCAGCAGGGCGCACAACTCGCCTTTACGAACGGCTCGTGGACGGCGTTCGTCGGCTCCTACTCCGCCGCGTAA
- a CDS encoding LamG domain-containing protein, translating into MVATTSGVAHAAENLPPKQPLVQDLKTGGKACGAGDGKAFLAESRPLVNAVLYDTDGGRVSGEFEAWWTDTEGVEQRRSLTTTAKASGSPFTFGLSWDDLPANTVVSWHVRADDGTAKSPWSSEGEGSACEFVYDDANPEKAAVTSSEYPEDVLWVDGVGVYGHFTVDSPSDDVVAYRYGFLRGVSGTARPDEPGGPVTLPFLPLTSGPDTLTVRAVDRAGRSSGETSYRFFVKSGRAPVAHWKLGDPEGSTTAAAETGTAADAGGGVTFGGPAPTGTGLASTATLNGTGDGYLTPDAPAVADPRGTFAVSAWARPARTDRDMTVAGQDADGATGFALGLTTRDEAPVWSFTVGGARVSGGAPETGEWAHVLGVYDAETGKAQLYVNGNPVGATAEAVPGEAVGAFQIGRARDGDSYRDHWHGELGDIRVHDRVVVPDEAAELAHRKPRALGHWSLENASDGASPDQGGGAPLKLGPGATIHRGPDGSCLPDLDPDCPVVPYALVGDGHLALDGETGHAATEGPVVDTSDSFSVGVVVRLADAEPTRPMTVLSQSGEHTDAFRVRYEPSSYAWQLLMPNADEPGATETVVAQLAMADGGEGEGHRIAVVYDDATDRIKLYLDGALDTGSTADFAGGLPSSGPLQVGRAQVGNGWGEYLHGDVDEVHAFAGALDDSDINQLGWGTEPCLC; encoded by the coding sequence ATGGTGGCGACCACGTCCGGAGTGGCGCACGCGGCTGAGAACCTGCCGCCGAAACAGCCGCTCGTGCAGGATCTGAAGACCGGCGGCAAGGCGTGCGGAGCAGGCGACGGCAAGGCGTTCCTCGCGGAGTCGCGGCCTCTCGTCAACGCCGTTCTGTACGACACCGACGGCGGCCGCGTCAGCGGTGAGTTCGAGGCCTGGTGGACGGACACCGAGGGCGTCGAGCAACGCAGGTCCCTCACGACCACCGCGAAGGCGTCGGGCAGCCCGTTCACCTTCGGACTGTCGTGGGACGACCTCCCGGCGAACACCGTCGTCTCCTGGCACGTCCGAGCCGACGACGGTACGGCCAAGTCGCCCTGGAGCTCCGAAGGTGAGGGCTCGGCCTGCGAGTTCGTGTACGACGACGCGAACCCGGAGAAGGCGGCGGTCACGTCCTCCGAGTACCCCGAGGACGTGCTGTGGGTGGACGGAGTGGGCGTGTACGGCCACTTCACCGTCGACTCGCCCTCCGACGACGTCGTGGCCTACCGCTACGGCTTCCTCCGCGGCGTGTCCGGGACCGCCAGGCCGGACGAACCCGGTGGCCCCGTGACCCTCCCCTTCCTGCCGCTCACCTCGGGCCCCGACACACTGACGGTGCGCGCCGTCGACCGCGCCGGCCGGAGCAGCGGCGAGACGTCGTACCGCTTCTTCGTGAAGTCCGGCCGCGCCCCCGTCGCGCACTGGAAGCTCGGCGATCCCGAGGGCTCCACGACCGCGGCGGCCGAGACCGGTACCGCGGCCGACGCCGGCGGTGGCGTCACCTTCGGCGGACCGGCGCCCACGGGCACGGGCCTCGCCTCCACAGCCACCCTGAACGGCACTGGTGACGGCTACCTCACTCCGGACGCCCCGGCCGTCGCCGACCCGCGCGGGACGTTCGCGGTGAGCGCCTGGGCACGTCCAGCGCGGACCGACCGGGACATGACCGTCGCAGGCCAGGACGCGGACGGGGCAACGGGCTTCGCCCTCGGTCTGACCACCCGGGACGAGGCTCCCGTCTGGTCGTTCACCGTCGGCGGTGCCCGAGTGTCGGGCGGCGCACCCGAGACCGGGGAGTGGGCCCACGTGCTGGGCGTGTACGACGCGGAGACGGGCAAGGCCCAGCTGTATGTCAACGGCAACCCGGTCGGTGCGACGGCCGAGGCCGTACCGGGCGAAGCCGTCGGCGCCTTCCAGATCGGCCGCGCCCGCGACGGCGACTCCTACCGCGACCACTGGCACGGCGAACTCGGTGACATCAGGGTCCACGACCGGGTCGTCGTACCCGACGAGGCAGCCGAACTGGCGCACCGCAAGCCACGGGCGCTCGGCCACTGGTCGTTGGAGAACGCGTCGGACGGCGCCAGTCCCGACCAGGGTGGCGGTGCGCCGCTGAAGCTGGGCCCCGGCGCGACGATCCATCGCGGCCCGGACGGCTCCTGCCTCCCGGACCTCGACCCCGACTGCCCCGTGGTGCCGTACGCGCTCGTCGGTGACGGCCATCTGGCGCTCGACGGCGAGACGGGGCACGCGGCCACGGAGGGGCCCGTCGTCGACACGTCCGACAGCTTCTCCGTCGGCGTGGTCGTACGCCTCGCGGACGCCGAGCCGACCCGTCCGATGACCGTGCTCTCCCAGAGTGGTGAGCACACCGACGCGTTCAGGGTGCGGTACGAGCCCTCCTCGTACGCCTGGCAGCTGCTCATGCCGAACGCGGACGAGCCGGGTGCCACGGAGACCGTCGTGGCCCAGCTGGCGATGGCCGACGGGGGAGAGGGCGAGGGGCACCGGATCGCGGTCGTCTACGACGACGCCACCGACAGGATCAAGCTCTACCTGGACGGCGCCCTCGACACCGGATCCACCGCCGACTTCGCGGGCGGCCTGCCCAGCTCCGGCCCGCTCCAGGTCGGCCGGGCTCAGGTCGGCAACGGCTGGGGGGAGTACCTTCACGGCGACGTCGACGAGGTGCACGCGTTCGCCGGCGCTCTGGACGACAGCGACATCAACCAACTGGGCTGGGGCACCGAGCCCTGCCTCTGCTGA